The Ictalurus furcatus strain D&B chromosome 12, Billie_1.0, whole genome shotgun sequence nucleotide sequence ACATGTCCGgatgaagaagagagagagagagagagaaaaaaaagcatgattaAGACTGTattcaaatgttaataataGACTGTCTGCTTGTTTATCTGTAACACAACGCGTGATGCCTTTTGATTAATAACGGAATAATGACTAAATGGTTTGGATCGGGAATACATGGAGGATACGTGATTAAACGAGATctctaaaaaatattttcacatgtccatgtaatgtttaaatattgacttaaaacaacaacaacaacaacaacaacaactaaataaTTCATACCCTGCGTGCCCATGAGAAGCTTATGAGGTTTATAGGCTATGTTAATCACGGAGCCACCTAAAATGTAGACATCAGTTTATAAACTcatttgtttgaaatgttttggacTTGTAAATTATTTAAAGACTAAAACTATAGGTACAAATTATGGAATTGAAATGTCGAACATAAGAAGATGCATTATAGCCCATGCATGCGCAAAGGCAAAATTGCACGAACACATGCATGAGTTTTGCGACTCAAGTCTGAAACTCCAGATTCAGGAGTCGCTTAATTAGTCCAGAGCCACGTGACTGCGGGGTCTTAACTCGCGCGCTGTCCTGGGGATAGGTGGACTCTGAGTGCATTAGCTCAGGTTAATACGCAGAACACCACACAGGAAAAGTTTGCATGCAAACTATTCATTATTACTTACTTTTCATATCCGTCTCGCGCTCACCgtgaagacttttttttcctcccccacGACTTCGATAGcagaagacttttttttgttttctcagagTCGGGTGTCCCGTGAGTTCATGAAGGCGGAAGGCGACACGGGGAACAGTAGCGGCGCAGGCGGTGGCGCGTGCTGCGTGAACCGGCTGCTGCGCGCGGTCGAGAGTGAGCTGCGCGCAGGCCGCGAGAAGGGAGACCCCACGGAGAAGCAGCTGCGCGTGAGCCTCGAGGACGCCGAGCTGTGGCGCAAGTTCCGCGAAGTCACCAACGAGATGATCGTCACCAAGAACGGCAGGTGCggggttttgggggttttttttgcggCTCacgagattattattattattataggaaaattattattattattattattattatatatatatatatatatatatatatatatatatatatatatatatatagagagagagagagagagagagagagagagagcgagagagagagactatgtagtaataataataataataataataactattatatatatagagagagagagagcaagagagagactatgtagtaataataataataataataataataataataataactattatatatatatatatatatatatatatatatatatatatatatatatatatatatatacatatatagagagagagagagagaaagagagagagagactatatagtaataataataataatacatgcgTGAAGTGCATTCTAATTTTCCAGGTTGAAATCACCAGATCTcgtaatttaatatatttttttatattaaagtcCTAAAAATGAATGCACACGTTGATAAAATGGTCTAATAATCATCATTGTTACGGATGCAATATTTATTAAATGGAAAAATTATAGCCTAGAATAATGCCCTGAACAAATGAATAAACGgcttgcttgcttgtttgtttgtttgtttgtttgttcaaaaATTGAAAAATGAATGCACGCCTTTTCCAGATGTGAAATAAGATCAAAAGAGCATGCTTTAGCAAGACTACAGCTATTTGTTTATAACTTACAGAGCAAACAAATAattgttcatttctttattgtatCACATCTGATGCACTTTTATTTGATgccttttaaacaaaaaataaatatttcccacaacaaaaataaataaataaataataattattattattaataataataataataataataataataataataataatacaaagttTTGCACAGGGTTTGAAGAGAATTGGTTTGAACATCTAAATTACAAGCTTTAACCTTAATAACCAAATATTAGCACACTCTTTCATATAAGATTACTAATTCTctagataataataatttttaaaatatccaaAAGCTTTGTTTTCAGAAATGTTAAACACTATATGCACTCTGTACatccgtttctctctctctccctctctccctctctctctccctctctccctctctctccctctctctccctctctctctctctctctccctctctctccccctctctctccctctctctttctctctctccctctctctccctctctctctccctctctctctccctctctccctctctctctccctctctctctctccctgtctctctctctctctccctctctccctctcgctctccctctctccctctctctctctctctctctctctctctctctctctgtggatcTAAATCAATTAAGCTAGTTGTTATTGCAGTTATTGGCCTGCTTTATTGGAACGGgcagtttaatttatttggaTGGGTTTGTTGTTGTATTGTGGAGCTGAAGGGTGTCTTGACCATCTCACTCTGTAGTTACAGGTCACCACTGCAGGTGGGTGTCTTTccatttacatgtttcccaatAGCCCCACTTAAAGgcatttttgtccaaaaaaacaatcatgcaaaaaaaaaaaaaaaagtgggcaAAATGACCAGTTTGCAAAGCTCTCTTGAAGTTTATGCATATTACTGTGATTGCCATTTTGTGGATTAGGCGCTGAATAGATGAGATGatgttttgtgctttgtttgagTTTTTGGCaagtgtgtatatttgtgtttgtgcgtgACAATAGGAATCATTTTCATGCTGAATTGtggtgcgcacacacacacacatacacacacacacacacaccaccgtCTCCACTTTCCCCCAGGAGGATGTTCCCGGTACTGAAGGTGAGCGTGTCTGGTCTGGACCCCAATGCCATGTACTCCTTCCTCCTGGACTTCAGCCCAGCTGATGGTCACCGCTGGAAGTACGTGAACGGCGAGTGGGTGCCTGCTGGCAAACCTGAACCCCACAGTCACAGCTGTGTGTACATCCACCCCGACTCTCCGAACTTTGGTGCCCACTGGATGAAGGCTCCGGTGTCCTTCAGTAAAGTCAAACTGACCAACAAACTCAATGGAGGTGGACAGGTGCTGTAATTACACATTACTTCtggtgttcctgtgtgtgtccAGCTCTGTGACAGTCCTAATTAAGTTCATCTGATACCGTAGTCCCTTATAGAAAAGTCACACAAAATCCACATGGGAATTTTTTGTCACCTTTAACCCTTTTTGTGTTAATTATCCACATACAGAGcatgtgcatttatttttccatgttCCAGGTTCACATTTATcgatatttttgttttgtttctacaTGTAAGGAATgtgcccccccacacacacgtcATTTTTCTCCACacgatttatttcttttcacacatgaaattttcacgtCATTTCATCACCTTATTAAACTATTTtcacggattttttttttacattgttaaTACGAATAATTTCATGTTAAGCTTTCAAAGGGTCTGAGATTTTATTTCTCCTCCTGTGATTTTCACGCATTATTAATTTACCTTCGTATATgaattaacccccccccccccccacacacacacacactcccacacacacttttatattgtgtatgtgttaCTTGAGTGCAATTTTAGGTCAGAACATGGTGAAACGTGCACCCTGACGTGCAATCACGTGAAATGTGATGTGATTTTTCCCACAGTTTGTTCCTTTATTTTAGGAGACTTGTCCCGTGTCTTGTTTTTGACTGTGTGCATGATTTGAGACTTCGAGACGTCCTTGTAAAATTATGGGACatcctttttttgtctttaaacagTTGAACGCATGtagaaatgtaaaaagtctTTGCCTTGCGAATCGAGCGATGAAATCCAAGCAGAAAGACCCAACAAAGTCTGTACACACTTTGCACAGATGCGTGATTTCACGTTGTGTGCCTCGTTCTGTTGCTCAGACTCTCAGCCATCAGGCTGCTCTTATGTCCATGCAGGAGCTCGGGAGCTTTTAGGAGCCTTGAGCTGCCTCTAATCATCCCGTCTGCTGCTGCGGGGAAATATCAAGTGTGCATTTATACAATTAGTGCTCTCCTCAGCGTCCACTTCACCTATGGAGCCCCTTTGTTTGGCGGGGACTGCATGTAAACAGGAATAAACAGCTCTTAATTGCCACTTTTCCCATTTAATGCACTTCCTGCGGTTCAGACGGAGCACGCTCTACTTCAGCCAGTCATCGGAGGGCTTTCATTTGAGGTGCTCCAGCACGCTCCATTCGAGTATGACTCCTCTGCAAAATTATCAGTGGTATTAACATGAACTCCCCACCACCAgaccacctcctcctcccaaaaccaccaccaccaccactgccgccccattctcctctcctctcgtcTCCTCTCCTCCGCTCCACTCCCTTTCTCCAGCGTTTTTAAATGCAGTGTTGGCAGCGGAGAGGCCGCCGAGAGAGAACCGGCTCTAAATGAAATAATTGCCGTGGTTATTTGTACATTATGGTAATTACGTGTGTTTTTTCTATGCAAAATAAATTTAGCCATCAGTCCTTAGATGtgaggcaaaaaaaagagaaaaaaaaccccccacatcATCAGCTGTAGTGGAGAGAAAAGCACACACAAAGCCCTTCGCTGCCATGTAGCCATACCGATGAGTACCTGCCCCTCAAGTGAAAGGTGAAGTAAAGCTGTCAATTACAATGAAAAACAGTTTGTCCACCCCGTCGCTGGATATTTCATAGATATATGCTGGaaaatgttgtgtgttttgtgccCCAGGGTTGATCAGAGGTACAACAAAGTCAGTGTACGCACATATATAGTAGCTATAGTAATTAAATGTAGACACTTATACAACAGTTCTCGATTCTCGATTGTTATCtttcctatagtaacagctcattcacacacttGTATGGTAGACATTCAAATAATCGaaagttaataataaactgatttaaatcaaagaaaaatCATCAATACAGTAAAGATTCCTGTAAGGGGATACTTggatttatagaaggagtctctagtgtcttAGTGTCAgtggtttattttttgtcaacggtcaaaaaaaacatgaaaaattttGGTTCAgatttctcggtaacatgacaagttatttgtttatttgctttattaacttcaagagagagagaaataaagaggtGGTTGAGGgaactactgtttatagctgctataccATAAGTGAAGACAGGACCTATGgatcttccacaacattaattgtacttaattataaatgatttaaaatgcaACATCTTTAATACATGCAAAATTGTCATTtgtggcaaattgctgtggtataaaaagaataaaacatttcaggacgtgctgctataggaaaataatcaacttcagagtgGTAACAGAAATCCGCTACacatcaggccacatcacacctccCCATCTccgattatttttctataacagcacacccaagtgttttattccctgcTTAATTGTCCAATTATCTCCttattctcattctctctctctttctctcacacacacactctctctctctctctctgtggtatAGATCATGCTGAACTCTCTCCACAAGTACAAGCCACAGATCCACATTGTCCGTGTGGGAGGAAGCCACAGGATGGTGACCAACATTTCCTTCACTGACACCCAGTTCATCGCTGTAACAGCCTACCAGAATGAGGaagtcagtctgtctgtctatctgtctatctatctctctatctatctatctatctacatacatacatatacaatctatctatctatctatctgtctatctatctatctatctgtctatctatctgtctatctatctatctacatacatacagtatctcacaaaagtgagtacacccctcacatttttgtaaatatttgattagatcttttcatgtgacaacactgaagaaatgacactttgctacaatgtaaagtagtgagtgtacagcttgtataacagtgtaaatttgctgtcccctcaaaataactcaacacacagccattaatgtctaaaccgctggcaacaaaagtgagtacacccctaagtgaaaatgtccaaattgggcctatataaaatctatctatctgtctacaaTAGTTTGCACCCCCCATGGTTTCTGGATAGTGGAAATGAAAAAAGTACCTctagttgtataaaaaaaaatattttaaagttttttttttcatttccatcaaattgaaattaaatgttgtTGTATCCAGCAATAggacaacaaataaaataaaataaaataaatcaacgaAAAACCCCCAATCATTATGCTATAAACCTCTAAGTCTCCAGGCTCAGAATTGTAGACTTCCACTCACCTGTATCTAATGGTAACTATCTACAGCTAAGTGCAAATGTTTGcaacccaaccccccccccccttccccatTGTTCCTGGATGGTATTTTTATcgatacatatatttatatgcaaatatactttataatttgtaaacaaaatattaCTTTCGTTGTAAAATTTAGTTTGTagggtatacaaacttttgcactcaaatgtttctatgtatgtatctatctgtagtatttttacatgaaacatttttacCCTGTTTATAACAGATAACTGCTCTGAAGATAAAATATAATCCCTTCGCCAAGGCCTTCCTGGATGCTAAGGAAAGGTAATTTTAATCTCCATTTTATTCGAGCTATTCAACAATTAATGCCCAGTTTTATTCGACTGTATTTAGCTTTCCCGTATTTGAATTCTCAATCAGTGCAACAAAGCGTCACAATCGTATCATAGCAGACATTAGCACTAGTCAAGCTAGCATAACTGTGCGAAATCAGCAGTGATTAGCGAGTAATTATTAATCGTTTACGCTGGGAATCGAGTGAGGGGATGAGTAAGGAGCTTGTTGGAGAGGCAGTGTGAAGTGAGGGTGAGACATTTGGAGCATGTATGATGAAGAATGTGTGAGTTGTAACACACCGCTGATCATCAGAAGGCCCCGGCTCTGATTAGCTGTGCGCTAACTCTCTGATGGTTATCTCTCGATGAATGATCGGATGATCTTTGTGCAAACGTcatcaagtgttttatttcttacttatagCAGACGAATAGATTGAATTTAGGCTGcaataataattgtatttatttattaaagaatgacacgtcgtATGCTTTGTCAGTTTATGAGTACATATAATGTTCTGAGAAACAACTTCCTGATGATTAAAGTCTGCTTAATCTGCAGGAGCCACCCCAAGAACCTTCTAGAACCTCCTCCTGAGAACCAACATGTGGGCATACCACACTGTACGTGTTTGAGCTTTTCTTCAAACCCCACTGTAGCAACTCGGATTCATGTTCAGTCCGGGATCAGTCCAGGAAGCTTGTCTCACCTCTTCTGCGTTTTGGTTTCTAGGTGGTTGGTATATTTCAAACCCAGACTCCTTTTGTTCCTCTGGGAGCAGTA carries:
- the LOC128615757 gene encoding T-box transcription factor TBX19-like, whose product is MKAEGDTGNSSGAGGGACCVNRLLRAVESELRAGREKGDPTEKQLRVSLEDAELWRKFREVTNEMIVTKNGRRMFPVLKVSVSGLDPNAMYSFLLDFSPADGHRWKYVNGEWVPAGKPEPHSHSCVYIHPDSPNFGAHWMKAPVSFSKVKLTNKLNGGGQIMLNSLHKYKPQIHIVRVGGSHRMVTNISFTDTQFIAVTAYQNEEITALKIKYNPFAKAFLDAKERSHPKNLLEPPPENQHVGIPHCGWYISNPDSFCSSGSSNFPYAGGLPLTPHHGYKHYSSLHGHRATPYPPPYLHHHHHHHHRAHNSERKKSLLLIRFDC